The DNA window AGGTGCTGTGCCTGCATGGGCAATGGCGGGCCGGCCGGTTCCGCCGCCGGCCAGACCAGGATCTTTTCGGTCAGGCGGAGGCGTGCCCAGGCGGTGAACAGGCCCAGTGGCCAGCGGGTCCGCAACTGCAGGGGCGGCAAGGCGTGCCAGCCGCGACTCGGGAACCGCACGGGCAGGCTGATCGGCTCGGGCCGGAGGTTTGCCGCCAGTCCGAACCAGGCCGAGGGCTGCAGGCCGGCATCCAGTTGCAAGCGGTGGCGGCGCCGGCCGGAGCTGGCCAGTTGCACCTGCAGCATGGCCGGTTCGCCCGCTACGGCCTGACGACAGCTGACGGATTGCAGTTCCAGCCAGTACAGGTTGCGGAAGCTGAGCACCATGGTCAAGGCCATGCTGGTGGCCAGTTCGCAGGTCAGCAGCAAGGCGGCATTGTTCATGTAGTTCAGTGCACCGAAGAACATGGTGGCCAGCAGGGCGGCCCAGCCCATTCCGGCCCGGCTGGGGACGATGTAGATGCGGCGGCGATCCAGCCGCAGCGGGGTCCGGTCCTGTCGCCGGACGGGCCATCGTCGGTCCGGGGCGGGTGGTTGGATCGTCATCAGGGGATGGCGACGTCGGCAAGCAGTTGCCCGGCAATTTCCGTACCCTTCACGCCGAGGAGCGATATCAGGCGGTGGGAGGCGATCGCCGGGAATACGGCCTGGACATCTTCGGGCAGCACATGGTCGCGGCCGGCCAGCAAGGCCCAGGCGCGGCTGCCGGCCAGCAAGGCGAGTCCGGCCCGCGGGGAAAGGCCGGTGCGCAGATCGTCCCGCTGACGGCTGGCGGCCAGCAAGGCCTGGATGTAGTCGATCAGTGCCGGACTGGCGAGCAGGCCGGCGGCATGGGCGGACAGCTGTCGCAGCCGGTCGGGATCCAGGCTGGCCGGGGCTGGCTGTGCCGTGCGCCGACCGCCATGGCCGGTGAGCAAGGCCCGTTCGGCGGCAGGATCGGGGTAGCCCATGCTGATCCGGAACAGGAAGCGATCCAGCTGGGAATCCGGCAGGGCATGGGCGCCATCGCCATCCATCGGGTTCTGGGTGGCGATGACGTGGAAGGGCTCGGGCAAGGTCATGCTGGCGCCGTCCACTGTGACCTGATGTTCGGCCATGGCTTCCAGCAGGGCGCTCTGGGTGCGCGGACTGGCGCGGTTGATCTCGTCGGCCAGCAGCAATTGACAGAACACCGGGCCGGGATGGAACTGAAAACGCTGCTGGTCACGCGCGTAGATGCTGATTCCGGTAATATCCGAAGGCAGCATGTCACTGGTGAACTGGATCCTGCGAAAGTCCAGGGCCAGAGTGTCGGCCAGAGCGTGGACCAGGGTGGTCTTGCCGACGCCGGGCACATCCTCGATCAGCAGATGTCCGCCCGACAGCAGGCAGGCAAAGGCCAGCCTGACCTGACGGGGCTTCCCCAATACCACCTGATCGACATGGGCGATCGCAGCGGAAAGATGTCGAGCGAGTACTTTGTCCAACGGTGTTGCGGTCACGCGCATGATTGATCCGGGGCTGACGACGGCGCCGATGGCGGCGTCCACGAAAGATGAAGGCAGTGTAGCCAGAGCCGCGCGATGCTGGCGAGCCTGTTTCTGGCTGGTCTATCTGGGGACGCTGGCGATCAAATTGGCGGTGGCTTCCCGCCTGGCCCCGTTCTCGGACGAGGCCTTCTACTGGCAGGAAAGCCGCCACCTCGACTGGGGTTACAGCGATTTGCCGGGCATGACGGCATGGCTGATCGCTCTGGGCGAGCGCCTGGGTGGGCACGGCGTGCTGGCGATGCGCGCGCCCTTCCTGCTGCTGGGATCACTGCTGCCCTGGCTGGTCCGTGATCTGGCCTTGCGGCTGGCGGGGCCGGTGCAGGGCTGGCAGGCCGCGCTGTGGTGTCTGGCCTTGCCCCTGGCCTCCAGCCTTGGCGTGCTGGCCTTGCCGGATGTGCCGCTGACGGTGGCGATGCTCGCCGCCATCTGTGCCTTGTGTCGGCTGCGTGAAGATTCGTCCCTGCTGGCCTGGCTGGGCCTGGGGCTGAGTCTGGCGGCGGCCTGCGCCACGCACTATCGCGCGGCACCGCTGGTCCTGACCGGTTTGTGGCTGATTCTGGCCACGCCCCGGGGGCGTGGCTGGTGGCGCCAGCCAGGGGCCTGGCTGGCCTTCGGGCTGGCGGCTGTCGGCCTGATGCCGCTGCTGATATCGAATTTGCGCACGCATGGTGCCGGCCTGGCCTTTCAGCTCTGGCAGCGCAATCCCTGGCACTTTCATGCCGATACCCTGGTCCAGCCTCTGGAGCAGGCGGGGGTGTGCACCCCCTTGCTCTATGGCCTGCTGGCCTGGGCGGCTTGGAAAGTCTGGTGCCGGCGTCGAGAGGGCTGGGTCTGGCAGGTGCTGGCCATCCATACCGTGGTCCTGTGGCTGGGCTATGCCGTGGGGGGACTGTTTGCGGATGATGCGCGCTTCCGGCTGCATTGGCCCTTGCCCGGCTATCTGCCGTTGCTGGCGGTGCTGCCGGTATTGTGGGCGGAGCGGCGGCATGGCGGTGGCGTGCGCATGATCTGGGGTGCCAGCTGGTGGCTGGGCTGGCTGGCGACGCTTGCGGGCCTGGGCCTGCTGTGGGCCGCCTCGCTGTCACCGCTGCCGCAGGCCGGGCGCTGGGGCAAGCTCTTCCCGATGCAGTTCACCGGCTGGCGGGAGAGTGCGGCCAAGGCGGTGCAGTTGCGTCGGCCGGGGCAGCTGCTGGTGGCCGACAATTTCATTCTGGGCGCCGAGCTGGATTTTTCGCTGGCGGGGCAGTTGCCGGTCTATGTGTTGGACAGCC is part of the Frateuria aurantia DSM 6220 genome and encodes:
- a CDS encoding DUF58 domain-containing protein, with translation MTIQPPAPDRRWPVRRQDRTPLRLDRRRIYIVPSRAGMGWAALLATMFFGALNYMNNAALLLTCELATSMALTMVLSFRNLYWLELQSVSCRQAVAGEPAMLQVQLASSGRRRHRLQLDAGLQPSAWFGLAANLRPEPISLPVRFPSRGWHALPPLQLRTRWPLGLFTAWARLRLTEKILVWPAAEPAGPPLPMQAQHLQPSLPQHRPTHSPDMLRKYRPGDPPTHIAWKLLARSGEWHAKTSPASHPPDQLALHWSLTEGLPHEARIARLAHWLHQARQSGLAYSLELPTLNLPAGRDDRHYASCMNALACLP
- a CDS encoding AAA family ATPase, with the protein product MRVTATPLDKVLARHLSAAIAHVDQVVLGKPRQVRLAFACLLSGGHLLIEDVPGVGKTTLVHALADTLALDFRRIQFTSDMLPSDITGISIYARDQQRFQFHPGPVFCQLLLADEINRASPRTQSALLEAMAEHQVTVDGASMTLPEPFHVIATQNPMDGDGAHALPDSQLDRFLFRISMGYPDPAAERALLTGHGGRRTAQPAPASLDPDRLRQLSAHAAGLLASPALIDYIQALLAASRQRDDLRTGLSPRAGLALLAGSRAWALLAGRDHVLPEDVQAVFPAIASHRLISLLGVKGTEIAGQLLADVAIP
- a CDS encoding ArnT family glycosyltransferase, which encodes MIDPGLTTAPMAASTKDEGSVARAARCWRACFWLVYLGTLAIKLAVASRLAPFSDEAFYWQESRHLDWGYSDLPGMTAWLIALGERLGGHGVLAMRAPFLLLGSLLPWLVRDLALRLAGPVQGWQAALWCLALPLASSLGVLALPDVPLTVAMLAAICALCRLREDSSLLAWLGLGLSLAAACATHYRAAPLVLTGLWLILATPRGRGWWRQPGAWLAFGLAAVGLMPLLISNLRTHGAGLAFQLWQRNPWHFHADTLVQPLEQAGVCTPLLYGLLAWAAWKVWCRRREGWVWQVLAIHTVVLWLGYAVGGLFADDARFRLHWPLPGYLPLLAVLPVLWAERRHGGGVRMIWGASWWLGWLATLAGLGLLWAASLSPLPQAGRWGKLFPMQFTGWRESAAKAVQLRRPGQLLVADNFILGAELDFSLAGQLPVYVLDSPLNRYHGRAPQLALWQLDLPALRRRAGKDELLLVVDETALRERWRWSALEHLCGELASVRLLGRLEPDQKRRRFGFYAIRLRAVTAAPRRCVIWTQAHAATYPDGPG